A DNA window from Strix aluco isolate bStrAlu1 chromosome 6, bStrAlu1.hap1, whole genome shotgun sequence contains the following coding sequences:
- the ORC4 gene encoding origin recognition complex subunit 4 isoform X2 encodes MKASAMSKRKLKESSGVNGECISQVQKILRERFCHHHAPEKLFGMDHQYRHLLELLKRTTVHGESNSALVIGPRGSGKTALLNWVLKELRKMKQVRENLLEVHLNGLLQTNDKVALKEITRQLQLENVIGDKVFGSFAENLAFLLEALRKGDRTSSCPVLFILDEFDLFVHHKNQTLLYNLFDISQSAQTPVTVIGLTCRQDILELLEKRVKSRFSHRQIYLMNSFDFKQYIRIFKEQLSLPAEFPDESFAQRWNNNVQRLPEDKTVQDTLQNLFHYTKDLRSLHLLLMLAVSNVTVHHPLITASDLQEASRQHRMDSRANIVHEFQKFIQRKAHSMYNFEKPVVMKAFEHLLQLELVKPIERPSVRAQREYLLMNLLLDNNQIMDALQAYPNCPTDVKQWAASSLSWL; translated from the exons GTGCAAAAAATTTTACGTGAAAGATTCTGTCACCATCATGCTCCTGAAAAACTGTTTGGGATGGACCATCAGTACAG ACATCTGCTGGAACTGCTGAAACGAACCACGGTTCATGGAGAAAGTAATTCTGCCCTCGTTATTGGACCCCGAGGATCGGGAAAGACTGCG TTACTAAATTGGGTTTTAAAAGAGctcagaaaaatgaaacaagttaGAGAGAACCTCTTGGAAGTTCATCTGAATG ggcttcTGCAGACTAATGATAAAGTGGCCCTGAAGGAGATCACCAGACAGCTGCAGCTGGAAAATGTCATTGGGGATAAAGTTTTT gGCAGTTTTGCTGAAAATCTTGCGTTCCTTCTGGAAGCTTTAAGGAAAG GAGATCGAACTAGCAGTTGTCCAGTTTTGTTTATCCTGGATGAATTCGACTTGTTTGTTCATCACAAGAACCAGACGCTGCTCTACAATCTCTTCGATATATCCCAGTCAGCGCAGACTCCGGTAACAGTTATTGGACTTACATGTAGACAG GATATCCTGGAGCTCTTGGAGAAGAGAGTAAAATCAAGGTTCTCTCACCGACAGATATATTTGATGAATTCCTTTGATTTTAAACAATACATTAGGATATTCAAGGAAcagctttctcttcctgctgAATTTCCTGATGAGTCTTTTGCACAAAGATGGAATAATAATGTTCAG cgtCTCCCAGAGGATAAAACTGTGCAAGACACGCTGCAGAACCTTTTTCACTACACTAAAGATCTGCGCTCACTTCATTTGCTGTTG atgcTGGCTGTGAGTAACGTAACCGTGCATCACCCGCTTATCACTGCCTCAGATCTTCAGGAGGCAAGCAGGCAGCACAGAATGGACTCGAGAGCCAATATTGTACACG AATTCCAGAAGTTCATACAAAGGAAGGCGCATTCGATGTACAACTTCGAAAAGCCAGTTGTCATGAAG gCGTTTGAACACTTACTACAACTGGAATTAGTAAAACCGATAGAAAGACCGTCTGTACGTGCTCAGAGAGAGTATCTCCTCATGAACCTGCTCTTGGACAACAATCAGATCATGGATGCTCTGCAGGCGTATCCCAACTGCCCGACGGACGTGAAGCAGTGGGCGGCCTCCTCGCTCAGCTGGCTCTGA
- the ORC4 gene encoding origin recognition complex subunit 4 isoform X1, with product MKASAMSKRKLKESSGVNGECISQVQKILRERFCHHHAPEKLFGMDHQYRHLLELLKRTTVHGESNSALVIGPRGSGKTALLNWVLKELRKMKQVRENLLEVHLNGLLQTNDKVALKEITRQLQLENVIGDKVFGSFAENLAFLLEALRKGDRTSSCPVLFILDEFDLFVHHKNQTLLYNLFDISQSAQTPVTVIGLTCRQDILELLEKRVKSRFSHRQIYLMNSFDFKQYIRIFKEQLSLPAEFPDESFAQRWNNNVQRLPEDKTVQDTLQNLFHYTKDLRSLHLLLMLAVSNVTVHHPLITASDLQEASRQHRMDSRANIVHGLSVLEICLIIAMKHLNDVYEGEPFNFQMVYNEFQKFIQRKAHSMYNFEKPVVMKAFEHLLQLELVKPIERPSVRAQREYLLMNLLLDNNQIMDALQAYPNCPTDVKQWAASSLSWL from the exons GTGCAAAAAATTTTACGTGAAAGATTCTGTCACCATCATGCTCCTGAAAAACTGTTTGGGATGGACCATCAGTACAG ACATCTGCTGGAACTGCTGAAACGAACCACGGTTCATGGAGAAAGTAATTCTGCCCTCGTTATTGGACCCCGAGGATCGGGAAAGACTGCG TTACTAAATTGGGTTTTAAAAGAGctcagaaaaatgaaacaagttaGAGAGAACCTCTTGGAAGTTCATCTGAATG ggcttcTGCAGACTAATGATAAAGTGGCCCTGAAGGAGATCACCAGACAGCTGCAGCTGGAAAATGTCATTGGGGATAAAGTTTTT gGCAGTTTTGCTGAAAATCTTGCGTTCCTTCTGGAAGCTTTAAGGAAAG GAGATCGAACTAGCAGTTGTCCAGTTTTGTTTATCCTGGATGAATTCGACTTGTTTGTTCATCACAAGAACCAGACGCTGCTCTACAATCTCTTCGATATATCCCAGTCAGCGCAGACTCCGGTAACAGTTATTGGACTTACATGTAGACAG GATATCCTGGAGCTCTTGGAGAAGAGAGTAAAATCAAGGTTCTCTCACCGACAGATATATTTGATGAATTCCTTTGATTTTAAACAATACATTAGGATATTCAAGGAAcagctttctcttcctgctgAATTTCCTGATGAGTCTTTTGCACAAAGATGGAATAATAATGTTCAG cgtCTCCCAGAGGATAAAACTGTGCAAGACACGCTGCAGAACCTTTTTCACTACACTAAAGATCTGCGCTCACTTCATTTGCTGTTG atgcTGGCTGTGAGTAACGTAACCGTGCATCACCCGCTTATCACTGCCTCAGATCTTCAGGAGGCAAGCAGGCAGCACAGAATGGACTCGAGAGCCAATATTGTACACG GTTTGTCTGTCCTGGAAATCTGTCTAATTATAGCTATGAAACATTTAAACGATGTTTATGAAGGAGAACCATTTAACTTCCAGATGGTTTACAACG AATTCCAGAAGTTCATACAAAGGAAGGCGCATTCGATGTACAACTTCGAAAAGCCAGTTGTCATGAAG gCGTTTGAACACTTACTACAACTGGAATTAGTAAAACCGATAGAAAGACCGTCTGTACGTGCTCAGAGAGAGTATCTCCTCATGAACCTGCTCTTGGACAACAATCAGATCATGGATGCTCTGCAGGCGTATCCCAACTGCCCGACGGACGTGAAGCAGTGGGCGGCCTCCTCGCTCAGCTGGCTCTGA